A section of the Cuniculiplasma divulgatum genome encodes:
- a CDS encoding ATP-binding protein — MQESESEIGYVVGDNTSEMFRFVIAEDAQVRKWEYVYVTTSGKTVLGRVERTISKSDLLNDSMDFNSVARYVESDLNYAVNVCLARTLGSVINHDLELSRDFIRPGTAVYRAPSSMLEGIFGFGTEEGLNIGYLADRSDVHVSVDVRGMRRHVAIVAQTGAGKSHTAGVLMEELLRKGASIIVLDPHADYVLMRRTGSGSFYNGSIRVFRTPLSTGRYDSVQKGIVDEFTLRFSDLEADDISEIMGIKESWTNLRKSVETTVKNMHGRRDFDDFVKTAEALEPEDYHRIAGRIRLLSKVRSIFSERTTGLSDYLAPGMMSILDLSGMDQFLAGYFSYRVLDEIYDSKVTSTYQYPVFVFIEEAHNFVPPGSQTQIAQIIKKIASEGRKFGIFLVVITQRPGKIDQDVLSQCNSEIILRITNPLDQRAILESGEAISQAVIDDLPSLNVGEAILVGQFVKVPVNVRIRERESMEGGGDIDVVDMLRKAREERDRRNDPKAERQRISRLLGD, encoded by the coding sequence GTGCAAGAATCAGAATCTGAGATAGGTTATGTGGTGGGCGATAACACCAGCGAAATGTTCAGATTTGTCATTGCTGAGGATGCCCAGGTGAGGAAGTGGGAATATGTTTATGTGACCACATCCGGCAAGACCGTCCTGGGAAGGGTGGAACGGACCATTTCCAAGAGCGATCTGCTCAATGACAGCATGGATTTCAACAGCGTAGCCCGTTATGTGGAGAGCGATCTGAACTATGCGGTGAACGTGTGCCTTGCCCGAACCCTGGGTTCCGTCATAAATCATGATCTTGAGCTCTCCAGGGATTTCATCAGGCCTGGGACAGCGGTTTACCGGGCACCGTCATCCATGCTTGAAGGCATCTTCGGATTCGGCACCGAAGAGGGGCTGAACATTGGATACCTGGCCGACCGGTCGGATGTCCATGTGTCCGTTGATGTCAGGGGGATGCGCAGGCATGTGGCTATCGTGGCACAGACAGGTGCAGGCAAGAGCCATACTGCAGGCGTCCTAATGGAGGAACTCCTGAGGAAGGGCGCGTCCATTATAGTGCTGGACCCCCATGCCGATTATGTCCTCATGAGGCGGACCGGATCAGGATCATTCTACAACGGCTCCATAAGGGTGTTCCGCACACCTCTGAGCACGGGCAGGTATGATTCCGTGCAGAAGGGTATAGTTGACGAGTTCACCCTGAGGTTTTCCGATCTTGAGGCGGATGACATCTCTGAGATAATGGGCATCAAGGAATCATGGACAAACCTGAGGAAGTCCGTGGAAACCACCGTGAAGAACATGCACGGGCGGAGGGACTTTGATGATTTCGTTAAGACTGCCGAGGCACTTGAGCCTGAGGATTATCACAGGATTGCCGGCAGGATAAGGCTCCTCTCCAAGGTCAGGAGCATCTTTTCGGAACGAACCACGGGTCTGTCAGATTACCTTGCACCGGGAATGATGTCCATCCTTGATCTATCAGGCATGGATCAGTTCCTGGCAGGATACTTCTCATACCGGGTGCTTGATGAGATTTACGATTCCAAGGTCACCTCAACCTACCAGTACCCCGTGTTTGTATTCATTGAGGAGGCACACAACTTCGTGCCTCCTGGATCGCAGACGCAGATAGCCCAGATCATAAAGAAGATTGCATCTGAGGGCAGGAAATTCGGCATATTCCTGGTTGTCATAACGCAGAGGCCAGGCAAGATCGATCAGGATGTCCTCAGCCAGTGCAATTCCGAGATCATCCTGAGGATCACCAACCCACTGGACCAGCGGGCCATCCTGGAGAGTGGAGAAGCAATAAGCCAGGCCGTCATAGATGATCTTCCCTCACTTAATGTGGGCGAAGCAATACTTGTGGGCCAGTTCGTGAAAGTCCCGGTTAACGTAAGGATCAGGGAGAGGGAGAGCATGGAAGGCGGCGGCGACATAGACGTGGTTGACATGCTGCGCAAAGCAAGGGAAGAAAGGGACAGGCGCAACGATCCAAAGGCAGAGAGGCAGAGGATTTCAAGGCTGCTGGGTGACTGA
- a CDS encoding exonuclease SbcCD subunit D: MIRFLHMSDTHLGSRIYMSDDREQDFYDSFDEAMDIAISEKVDFIVHSGDLFDTWSPSNYALSKFRDSALRMREAGIPMFLIMGDHDRPKRTDYPAAEIFNFLGIRLLGKDGVESVTHEVGNDRVLIAGISNMKGFRRNALLEEYRRADEISEGSTNSVLISHQAITGYLYDEACEARPEDLPVNFSYLAFGHVHDWALKQDRRPVFSYAGSTELKSTREIPAFIKNGKSVNLVSLENGIATVERRKLKSVRFQYAIESNPVDYQAEIDKAIEKYSSRFGNKKPVFTLRIVGNADKERIRSTLKSYDNIIFRPPEFISEKVEVESRPGMENIADYINAYFSSDPELAGIAARYYSMARSDREAAMKFLMEKLGVGDL; encoded by the coding sequence ATGATCAGGTTTCTTCACATGTCGGATACGCACCTGGGCAGCAGGATATACATGAGCGATGACAGGGAACAGGATTTCTACGATTCCTTTGATGAAGCCATGGATATAGCCATAAGTGAGAAGGTTGATTTCATAGTGCACTCCGGAGACCTCTTCGACACCTGGAGCCCCAGCAACTATGCACTTTCCAAATTCCGGGATTCAGCACTGAGGATGAGGGAGGCCGGGATCCCGATGTTCCTCATCATGGGAGATCACGATCGCCCAAAGAGAACAGACTACCCGGCTGCCGAAATATTCAACTTCCTTGGAATAAGGCTTCTTGGAAAGGACGGGGTGGAAAGTGTGACCCATGAGGTTGGGAACGACCGTGTCCTTATTGCCGGCATATCAAATATGAAGGGGTTCAGGCGCAATGCACTCCTTGAAGAGTACCGCAGGGCAGACGAAATTTCTGAGGGGAGCACAAACTCTGTCCTGATCTCGCACCAGGCCATAACAGGCTACCTTTATGATGAAGCATGCGAAGCAAGGCCCGAGGATCTTCCTGTTAACTTCTCATACCTTGCTTTTGGCCACGTCCATGACTGGGCCCTGAAGCAGGATCGGAGGCCGGTGTTCTCCTATGCCGGGTCAACGGAGCTCAAGAGCACAAGGGAGATCCCGGCATTCATAAAGAACGGCAAGTCTGTGAACCTTGTCAGCCTGGAAAACGGCATCGCCACCGTTGAGAGGAGAAAGCTCAAATCTGTGAGATTCCAGTACGCCATTGAGAGCAACCCCGTTGACTACCAGGCTGAAATAGATAAGGCCATTGAAAAATACTCCTCAAGGTTTGGGAACAAGAAACCTGTATTCACCCTCAGAATAGTTGGAAACGCAGACAAGGAAAGGATCAGATCAACACTGAAGTCCTATGATAACATAATTTTCAGGCCTCCCGAATTCATCTCAGAAAAAGTGGAAGTTGAATCCAGGCCGGGAATGGAGAATATTGCTGACTACATAAATGCATATTTCAGCAGTGATCCCGAGCTTGCTGGAATTGCCGCCAGGTATTACAGTATGGCAAGATCGGACAGGGAAGCTGCAATGAAATTCCTCATGGAAAAGCTGGGGGTCGGTGACCTGTGA
- a CDS encoding AAA family ATPase produces the protein MIIHTLELKNFLSHENSTVNFDLGVNLITGKNGAGKSSLIDGIKFALFGDTKRGSVQDLVTRNRLETQVSLEFSVGPDQYRITRTMSVGRSGIKGRDATLLKNSAEMARTVTGVNSAVEDLLGISEDLFLNSVFVEQGEIASLVSENRAVREKTFSHILGLNLLQQFAQDIQERGKELKSKLEAMRDAEQQLTDTQQRIQDTTEEIKGHEAQIMDADSRREDLEGKLRKADSDLQEARDRVTELKAAARRLDELKKQKAGLESELSRKSAEMEKLKRDFSEKGGSIDQTLVDNQESIRRYLDIQARLGSNLTVLQDVMRRLERISSDEDELKKLAPAHADYEKIQKEYQALEERMKSLEPANREFEYAFRSLAQAKKKAENIGNDLKSLQERLSGIIQGDLDEAALSSRKATLDAERSGLNVSMGEIKAQVGQINEQRKKIKDSIEEIKHSSVCPLCRQEITEEHRSKIVGDYNIEDSGLVTRIQELSSKKKDLEARKAGIEAELSALSSSELSQLFALKRDLSTQESEIRTLEATIRRYMKEHEEYTGIQDTYSQVKQKLKDLKEQEDRHNSLMYSIQNSGRAELEARKSALDADNSGMSADLEAIISTLGFSPDAETGNRLAASIRAQQDAIGIREKLTSLDADISAKKSQMSSIDADISRLQDLLKSRPEAENDHIRAQDAYNTARKEMDDHMTEVSIIRGKIETLEKSLSMLREDEKVSAERVAKLEKIRSAISSMDKVRYCFDRDGIQKTIRKDSAVFITNMMREYSLAFNLNFDDVRVEEDMGIQVSQNGNMESVDMLSGGERTALAIALRLAIVKYVNDSIKTMVMDEPTVFLDEDRRQNLTDILQYTFNGEENPIPQMIIVSHHSELRSVSNNVFEVTKQKGSSIVQPAE, from the coding sequence GTGATCATACATACACTTGAACTGAAGAATTTCCTGTCCCATGAGAACAGCACCGTCAATTTCGATCTGGGCGTAAACCTCATAACCGGCAAGAACGGCGCAGGAAAGAGCAGCCTGATTGACGGGATAAAATTCGCGCTCTTCGGTGACACAAAACGCGGCTCAGTGCAGGATCTTGTCACAAGGAACAGGCTTGAGACCCAGGTGTCGCTTGAATTCAGTGTAGGCCCTGACCAGTACAGGATCACCAGGACCATGTCCGTTGGCAGGTCAGGCATAAAGGGGCGGGATGCAACACTGCTGAAGAACAGTGCCGAAATGGCCCGCACCGTGACCGGAGTCAACTCTGCCGTGGAGGATCTTCTTGGCATCAGCGAAGACCTGTTCCTCAACTCTGTCTTCGTGGAACAGGGAGAAATCGCCTCCCTTGTTTCTGAGAACAGAGCTGTCAGGGAGAAGACTTTCAGCCATATCCTTGGGCTGAATCTCCTGCAGCAGTTTGCGCAGGATATCCAGGAGAGGGGAAAGGAGCTTAAGTCCAAGCTGGAGGCCATGCGTGATGCGGAACAGCAGCTTACCGACACGCAGCAGAGGATACAGGATACCACAGAAGAGATCAAAGGACATGAGGCACAGATCATGGATGCTGATTCCAGGCGTGAAGACCTTGAAGGGAAACTGAGGAAAGCCGACTCTGATCTCCAGGAGGCCAGGGACAGGGTTACGGAACTCAAGGCTGCCGCCAGGAGGCTTGACGAACTTAAAAAGCAAAAGGCCGGCCTCGAAAGTGAGCTGTCACGTAAGTCCGCCGAAATGGAAAAACTGAAGCGTGATTTTTCCGAAAAGGGAGGCAGTATAGACCAGACCCTGGTTGACAACCAGGAAAGCATAAGGCGGTACCTTGATATCCAGGCCCGACTGGGAAGCAACCTGACAGTGCTGCAGGATGTGATGCGTCGCCTTGAAAGGATATCCAGTGACGAAGATGAACTGAAGAAACTGGCGCCCGCCCATGCTGATTATGAAAAAATCCAGAAGGAATACCAGGCCCTTGAGGAAAGGATGAAATCCCTGGAACCTGCCAACAGGGAATTCGAGTATGCCTTCAGGTCCCTTGCCCAGGCAAAGAAGAAAGCGGAAAATATTGGCAATGATTTGAAGTCCCTGCAGGAAAGACTGTCCGGAATCATACAAGGTGATCTTGATGAAGCCGCCCTGTCCAGTAGGAAAGCAACACTTGATGCGGAGAGATCCGGCCTGAATGTGAGCATGGGGGAGATCAAAGCCCAGGTAGGCCAGATCAATGAACAGAGAAAGAAGATTAAAGACAGCATAGAGGAGATAAAACACTCAAGCGTATGCCCACTTTGCAGGCAGGAAATCACTGAGGAACACAGAAGCAAGATCGTGGGGGACTACAATATTGAGGATAGCGGACTGGTGACCAGGATACAGGAGCTTTCCTCAAAAAAGAAGGACCTTGAAGCCAGGAAAGCCGGAATTGAAGCAGAGCTTTCCGCACTGTCCTCCAGCGAACTGTCGCAGCTGTTTGCCCTGAAGCGTGATCTTTCAACCCAGGAGAGCGAGATCAGGACCCTTGAGGCAACCATAAGGAGATACATGAAGGAGCATGAGGAATACACAGGCATTCAGGATACCTACAGTCAGGTGAAACAGAAGCTGAAGGACCTGAAGGAACAGGAAGACAGGCATAATTCGCTGATGTACTCCATACAGAATTCAGGCAGGGCAGAACTGGAGGCAAGAAAGTCTGCGCTTGATGCTGATAATTCAGGAATGTCCGCAGATCTTGAGGCCATTATCTCCACCCTGGGATTCTCGCCGGATGCCGAAACCGGGAACAGGCTGGCGGCAAGCATCAGGGCACAGCAGGATGCCATTGGTATCAGGGAGAAGCTAACCAGCCTGGATGCGGATATAAGTGCAAAGAAATCACAGATGTCATCCATTGATGCCGATATATCCAGGTTGCAGGACCTCCTGAAATCACGCCCGGAGGCAGAGAATGATCACATCAGAGCACAGGATGCCTATAATACAGCTCGCAAAGAAATGGATGATCATATGACGGAGGTTTCCATCATCAGGGGCAAGATTGAGACCCTTGAGAAATCGCTCAGTATGCTCCGGGAGGATGAAAAGGTCTCCGCAGAACGTGTGGCCAAACTGGAGAAGATCAGGAGCGCCATTTCCTCAATGGATAAGGTCCGGTACTGTTTTGATCGGGATGGAATCCAGAAAACCATAAGGAAGGACTCCGCAGTGTTCATAACCAACATGATGAGGGAATATTCCCTGGCTTTCAACCTCAACTTTGATGATGTCAGGGTGGAGGAGGATATGGGAATACAGGTATCGCAGAACGGCAATATGGAGAGCGTTGACATGCTCAGCGGAGGAGAGCGCACAGCTCTTGCCATTGCCCTCAGGCTTGCCATTGTGAAGTACGTGAACGACAGCATAAAGACAATGGTCATGGACGAGCCCACTGTGTTCCTTGATGAGGACAGGAGACAGAATCTGACCGATATACTGCAGTATACATTCAACGGTGAGGAGAACCCCATCCCGCAGATGATCATAGTATCGCACCATTCAGAACTCAGGTCAGTCTCCAACAACGTATTCGAGGTGACCAAGCAGAAAGGCAGCTCCATTGTGCAGCCGGCTGAATGA
- a CDS encoding glycosyltransferase family 2 protein, protein MKISAVIPTINEEHTIGEVIDGLRKLGDVEIIVVDTNSTDRTREIAREKGALVIEEPRKGYGRAYKTGLDRITGDIVVCLDGDGTYPTNVVGPLIDLLIYDEVDFISCDRITLRTSKSYTTLHFVGNSILTKSIGLLFKTSLKDSQSGMWIFRSGLYRQMRNLSNGMSFSQDIKIEAIRLGQFIEVPIRYGIRITKPKLKTWHDGFSNLFYVFVKRVNGNS, encoded by the coding sequence TTGAAAATCAGTGCAGTTATACCTACCATAAATGAGGAACACACAATAGGCGAAGTCATAGACGGCCTACGCAAGCTCGGCGATGTAGAAATAATAGTTGTTGACACCAATTCGACTGACCGGACCCGCGAGATAGCAAGGGAGAAGGGCGCACTTGTCATAGAGGAGCCCAGAAAAGGCTATGGAAGGGCATACAAGACCGGGCTCGACAGGATCACCGGAGATATTGTGGTCTGCCTGGATGGTGATGGAACATATCCAACAAACGTTGTGGGGCCACTCATTGATCTGCTCATATATGACGAAGTGGACTTCATCTCATGCGACAGGATAACCCTCAGGACCAGCAAAAGCTATACCACGCTGCACTTCGTGGGAAACAGCATACTCACCAAGAGCATCGGCCTCCTCTTCAAGACCAGCCTTAAGGATTCCCAGAGCGGCATGTGGATTTTCAGGAGCGGCCTTTACAGGCAGATGAGGAACCTCAGCAACGGCATGTCATTCTCCCAGGACATAAAGATTGAGGCCATCAGGCTCGGTCAGTTCATAGAGGTCCCCATAAGATATGGCATCAGGATAACCAAGCCCAAGCTGAAGACCTGGCACGACGGCTTCTCAAACCTGTTCTATGTTTTCGTCAAGAGGGTCAACGGCAACTCGTGA
- a CDS encoding DUF998 domain-containing protein, with translation MKEDLSGKLMLSGIAAIVAAFAWIAAAMLLNPGFDFFTGALSQLGSPGSNFPWVYNVGLMFTAVLLFIFACGLLLWSRNKIESAGSSFFMMAALFLALIGIYHGGTYPHDFVSLWFFIIADIAIITWGMGMSIESLSRGGYILLLAAVATGAGFGISWPSSAELETFGTCAIALWAVMMIRFRMSKGKTAVPAH, from the coding sequence TTGAAAGAAGACCTCTCCGGCAAGCTCATGCTGTCTGGAATTGCAGCAATTGTGGCTGCCTTCGCATGGATAGCTGCTGCAATGCTCCTGAATCCCGGTTTTGACTTCTTCACCGGCGCCCTGAGCCAGCTTGGGTCACCTGGATCAAACTTTCCGTGGGTCTACAACGTGGGGCTGATGTTTACCGCAGTCCTGCTTTTCATATTTGCCTGCGGGCTTCTGCTGTGGTCACGCAACAAAATTGAATCAGCAGGCAGCTCCTTCTTCATGATGGCGGCACTTTTCCTGGCGCTCATAGGCATCTATCATGGAGGCACCTATCCCCACGATTTTGTCAGCCTCTGGTTCTTCATCATTGCCGATATCGCCATCATAACATGGGGAATGGGAATGTCCATTGAGAGCCTCTCCAGGGGAGGCTACATACTGCTCCTTGCAGCAGTAGCAACGGGAGCGGGCTTCGGGATAAGCTGGCCATCAAGCGCGGAACTTGAAACATTCGGGACATGCGCAATAGCCCTGTGGGCCGTCATGATGATAAGATTCCGCATGTCCAAGGGAAAAACAGCAGTTCCAGCGCATTGA
- the sepF gene encoding cell division protein SepF: MAILKRKNSREENEKPGTRKFIDLNEYKFPELKDETRGMVRVAEIARFEDIRKISPFIYEGNILILDCSPVSREEYLMTRIKDEIKRIVRDVNGDVAGVGSNGTYFVVTPPGIAIDRQRIRAL; this comes from the coding sequence ATGGCCATCCTAAAGAGGAAGAACTCCAGGGAAGAAAACGAAAAACCAGGAACCAGGAAATTCATAGACCTGAATGAATACAAGTTTCCAGAGCTCAAGGACGAGACCAGGGGAATGGTAAGGGTGGCTGAGATCGCAAGGTTTGAGGACATCAGGAAGATCAGCCCTTTCATCTATGAGGGGAACATCCTCATTCTGGACTGCTCCCCGGTTTCCAGGGAAGAGTACCTTATGACCAGAATCAAGGACGAGATCAAGAGGATAGTGAGGGACGTGAACGGCGATGTGGCCGGTGTGGGCTCAAACGGCACATATTTTGTGGTCACTCCTCCCGGAATAGCCATAGACAGGCAGAGGATCAGGGCTCTCTAG
- a CDS encoding MFS transporter, whose translation MRVRDAMNDLQGNHIILGTRSRKFSSSGHAWFISYLLSNVSGGLTSPLIPLFVVIYLHYSVVYVGIISSLSSAASVPALIFWGNLSDILKKRKVFIVIGFAGSFLSLLLILITHTIGMYIATLVVYQIIAMASTPVATLLILESTVEKKWPNVMSSFNTISYIGLVAGLAAGTIILNIFGHGGPAILPMLYFYSAIVYLAAALSAIFLLPEPARKLDRNAGKLNRVASFRMVERIRYFPSSVIHIISLRQGNGRKLSSRTRTYIFYTCMLMFGFQLFFVPFPVFLIDRLGGTETEIFIMYLLNNIASLLAFRISGKTVERAGLGKTMSMAIFSRVSILAFSTILGLWLVHISGSLWIGVACYSIMGFFWSFISISWVTSISKLAIPENRGKAIGYYNSFLGIGQIGGGLASGFISGIFGYPADFLVAMFAVLIGGIFLVRFQKNMDPYMNPGQQVPAS comes from the coding sequence GTGAGAGTAAGGGATGCAATGAACGATCTGCAGGGAAACCACATAATTCTTGGCACCAGATCAAGAAAATTCTCCTCAAGCGGCCATGCCTGGTTCATAAGCTACCTTCTCTCAAACGTGTCTGGCGGTCTGACATCTCCCTTGATTCCGCTGTTCGTTGTCATATATTTACATTACAGCGTGGTATACGTGGGGATAATATCCTCACTTTCCTCCGCCGCAAGCGTGCCGGCACTGATTTTCTGGGGCAACCTCTCGGATATCCTGAAGAAAAGGAAGGTCTTCATCGTCATAGGATTTGCAGGGTCGTTCCTTTCCCTGCTTCTCATACTGATCACCCACACCATAGGTATGTACATAGCTACGCTTGTGGTGTACCAGATCATAGCAATGGCCAGCACCCCGGTTGCAACCCTTCTAATACTGGAGAGCACAGTTGAGAAGAAATGGCCCAACGTCATGTCCAGCTTCAATACCATATCATACATCGGACTTGTTGCCGGATTGGCAGCGGGCACCATTATCCTGAACATATTCGGCCACGGGGGGCCGGCAATCCTCCCCATGCTGTATTTCTACTCTGCCATAGTGTACCTGGCTGCAGCACTGAGCGCAATATTCCTCCTGCCCGAACCTGCCAGGAAGCTTGACAGGAACGCGGGCAAGCTGAACCGCGTGGCATCATTCAGGATGGTTGAGAGAATACGCTATTTCCCATCCAGTGTCATACACATAATATCACTCCGCCAGGGCAACGGCAGGAAACTTTCATCCAGGACCAGGACGTACATATTCTACACATGCATGCTCATGTTCGGCTTCCAGCTCTTCTTCGTGCCATTCCCTGTCTTCCTCATAGACAGGCTGGGCGGGACTGAGACGGAGATATTCATAATGTACCTGCTCAACAACATCGCCTCCCTGCTTGCCTTCAGGATCAGCGGAAAGACGGTTGAAAGAGCCGGCCTGGGAAAGACCATGTCAATGGCAATATTCTCGAGGGTCTCCATCCTTGCCTTTTCCACGATTCTGGGATTATGGCTGGTTCACATCTCTGGAAGCCTGTGGATCGGCGTGGCATGTTACTCAATCATGGGATTCTTCTGGAGCTTCATAAGCATCAGCTGGGTCACATCAATTTCAAAGCTTGCCATACCTGAGAACAGGGGGAAGGCCATTGGATATTACAACTCATTCCTTGGTATAGGGCAGATAGGCGGTGGCCTGGCATCCGGTTTCATTTCAGGAATTTTCGGGTACCCTGCCGACTTCCTTGTGGCCATGTTTGCAGTGCTCATTGGCGGGATATTCCTGGTCAGGTTCCAGAAAAACATGGATCCTTATATGAATCCGGGACAGCAGGTACCGGCATCATGA
- a CDS encoding glycoside hydrolase family 15 protein, which yields MDNGEAFGSPGIEPRWTSSSKDGVGTAISSHSRIWFTLSHGIVNEVYFPRIDTADLRDHQFLVAGDDFFAEERRDTIHRIRPYKPGVPAFVVENSARNGRFRITKTVFTDPDADVLVEHVKFTPSGKQSGRMSIYSLMAPHIGNMGNGNTAWIGDYKGVPMMYAMRGSIFMAACIDVPHSRMSCGFSGFSDGWQDISRNRKMTWEFHRADNGNVAITAEVEVPESGEFTFYLGFGNTADEAALKARSTRMKDYRDVLRKFTSQWSSYHAYLGKQYAKEWNNALDERSITVVKSHQAKDQFPGALIASLSIPWGNSKGDNDIGGYHLIWPRDMVEAAEAQIAVGDIDGAISALRFLLVTQEDDGHWQQNMWLDGGRYWEGIQIDETAFPVLLAHKLWKLEKIDMHNAWPMVRKAAEFLVRSGPCTQEDRWEEDGGYSPFTIAVEVAALLSAAEFAEFNGEADTAAFLRETADSINSNIERWTYATGTDVSRRFGVDGYYVRIAPPDRGMRFASSALLGYVPIKNRPVGQSDVPAEEIVSTDALALVRFGLRSPGDPRILNTIRVMDGILRTDTRSGPVWHRYNYDGYGEHDDGTPFNGTGKGRGWPLLVGERAHYELAAGRREEAQKLMAAMEKMTSSGGMLPEQVWDAPDIPGKGLFNGKPSGSAMPLVWAHAEYLKLGRSIHDGRIYDMPEVTRLRYLEGSNRSTLSIWAFSNKFTWLEEGRTLRIQVHAIATIHWSGDGWKTIVDQDTDHSCLNQFYTDLPTSEMKAGDTVTFTFFWKDSATWEGMDYSVRIMADHGKA from the coding sequence ATGGATAACGGCGAGGCATTCGGTTCGCCTGGCATAGAGCCCAGGTGGACATCAAGTTCAAAGGACGGCGTGGGAACTGCAATTTCATCACACAGCAGGATATGGTTCACCCTGTCACACGGCATCGTGAATGAGGTTTACTTTCCAAGGATAGATACGGCAGACCTCAGGGATCACCAGTTCCTTGTGGCAGGGGACGACTTCTTTGCCGAGGAGAGGAGGGACACCATACACAGGATACGACCATACAAGCCCGGGGTACCGGCCTTTGTTGTTGAAAATTCTGCCAGGAACGGCAGGTTCAGGATAACGAAAACCGTTTTCACTGATCCGGATGCGGATGTCCTGGTGGAGCATGTTAAATTCACACCCTCCGGAAAGCAGTCCGGCAGGATGAGCATATATTCGCTCATGGCACCGCACATCGGCAACATGGGAAACGGGAATACAGCGTGGATTGGAGATTACAAGGGCGTACCCATGATGTACGCCATGCGCGGTTCCATATTCATGGCAGCGTGCATAGATGTTCCGCACAGCAGGATGAGCTGCGGCTTCTCCGGATTCTCCGATGGATGGCAGGACATCAGCAGGAACAGGAAGATGACATGGGAGTTCCATCGTGCTGACAACGGAAATGTGGCAATAACTGCTGAAGTGGAGGTGCCTGAATCCGGAGAGTTCACATTCTACCTGGGATTCGGCAACACAGCAGATGAGGCCGCACTTAAGGCAAGAAGCACAAGGATGAAGGATTACAGGGATGTGCTCAGGAAGTTCACATCCCAGTGGTCCTCCTACCATGCATACCTGGGGAAGCAGTACGCCAAGGAATGGAACAATGCCCTTGATGAGAGGAGCATAACAGTGGTGAAATCCCACCAGGCCAAGGACCAGTTTCCCGGTGCCCTCATTGCAAGCCTTTCCATACCATGGGGCAATTCCAAGGGCGACAACGACATAGGCGGATACCACCTCATATGGCCTCGTGACATGGTGGAGGCTGCCGAAGCCCAGATTGCAGTGGGAGACATAGACGGAGCAATATCAGCCCTGCGGTTCCTTCTTGTTACACAGGAGGACGACGGGCACTGGCAGCAGAACATGTGGCTTGACGGCGGAAGGTACTGGGAGGGTATACAGATAGATGAAACCGCCTTTCCCGTGCTGCTTGCACACAAGCTATGGAAGCTCGAGAAGATAGACATGCATAATGCCTGGCCCATGGTCAGGAAGGCAGCAGAGTTCCTTGTCAGGAGCGGCCCGTGCACCCAGGAGGACAGGTGGGAGGAGGATGGCGGATACTCCCCATTCACAATTGCCGTTGAGGTGGCGGCCCTGCTGTCCGCGGCAGAATTCGCGGAATTCAACGGGGAAGCTGATACTGCAGCATTCCTGAGGGAAACCGCCGATTCAATAAACTCAAATATTGAAAGGTGGACATATGCCACGGGCACTGACGTTTCCAGAAGGTTCGGCGTTGATGGCTACTACGTGAGGATTGCGCCTCCCGACCGGGGCATGCGTTTTGCTTCCTCGGCGCTCCTTGGATATGTTCCCATCAAGAACAGGCCTGTTGGCCAGTCTGATGTCCCGGCGGAGGAAATTGTCAGCACCGATGCCCTGGCACTTGTGAGGTTCGGGCTGAGGTCTCCAGGCGATCCTAGAATACTGAACACAATCAGGGTGATGGACGGGATTCTCCGCACCGATACCAGATCTGGCCCCGTATGGCACAGGTACAATTACGACGGCTATGGCGAGCATGATGACGGGACCCCATTCAACGGCACCGGGAAGGGCAGGGGATGGCCTCTGCTTGTGGGAGAACGCGCACATTATGAGCTTGCTGCAGGCCGGCGTGAGGAAGCTCAGAAGCTGATGGCCGCAATGGAGAAGATGACAAGCAGCGGAGGAATGCTGCCGGAGCAGGTATGGGACGCCCCCGACATACCTGGAAAGGGACTGTTCAACGGCAAGCCCTCGGGTTCTGCCATGCCGCTGGTATGGGCGCATGCAGAGTACCTGAAGCTGGGACGATCCATACACGACGGCAGGATATACGACATGCCGGAAGTAACCAGGCTGCGCTACCTCGAGGGCAGCAACAGGAGCACCCTGTCAATCTGGGCATTCAGCAACAAGTTCACATGGCTTGAGGAGGGAAGGACACTGAGAATACAGGTGCATGCAATTGCCACCATACACTGGTCCGGCGATGGCTGGAAAACAATAGTGGATCAGGATACAGACCATTCATGCCTGAACCAGTTCTACACTGACCTGCCCACATCCGAAATGAAGGCTGGAGATACTGTGACATTCACCTTCTTCTGGAAGGACAGTGCCACATGGGAGGGCATGGACTACAGCGTCAGGATCATGGCAGATCACGGGAAGGCCTGA